From Candidatus Eisenbacteria bacterium, one genomic window encodes:
- a CDS encoding GNAT family N-acetyltransferase has translation MPVSPERDSPRTRRARASLCFASLTADRWSDFKELLGRHGGAGGCWCMWWRLSKADFDAGKGDANCRAMRAIVRSGRMPGILAYHEGRPVGWCSVAPREEFPRLERTRLFKRLDDEPVWSVVCLYVAAPHRRLGVATALLRAAVDFVRARGGRVVEGYAVEPKSAAMPPVFAYQGLAASYRRAGFREVARPSPTRPIMRRSVGKVRR, from the coding sequence ATGCCAGTGAGCCCAGAACGAGACTCGCCGAGAACTCGGCGCGCCCGCGCGTCCCTCTGCTTCGCCTCTCTCACGGCGGACAGGTGGTCGGACTTCAAGGAGCTGCTCGGTCGGCATGGCGGCGCCGGGGGCTGCTGGTGCATGTGGTGGCGCCTTTCCAAGGCCGACTTCGACGCCGGCAAGGGGGACGCGAACTGCAGAGCCATGCGAGCGATCGTCCGATCGGGGCGGATGCCCGGGATCCTCGCCTACCATGAGGGGCGGCCCGTCGGGTGGTGCTCCGTGGCCCCTCGCGAAGAGTTCCCGCGGCTCGAGCGGACGAGGCTCTTCAAGAGGCTGGATGACGAGCCGGTCTGGTCTGTGGTCTGCCTCTACGTCGCCGCCCCCCACCGCAGGCTCGGGGTCGCGACGGCCCTTCTGCGCGCCGCGGTCGATTTCGTGCGCGCGCGGGGCGGACGCGTGGTCGAAGGGTACGCGGTGGAACCGAAGAGCGCAGCCATGCCCCCCGTCTTCGCGTACCAGGGGCTCGCCGCGTCCTATCGACGGGCAGGCTTCCGCGAAGTCGCCAGGCCGTCTCCGACCCGGCCGATCATGCGTCGCTCCGTCGGGAAGGTCAGGCGCTAG
- a CDS encoding TonB family protein produces the protein MDPRFACGGEGSVLLSLLIDSKGGVARAEIVEGVEGHPAFGDAALAAARTWTFKPGEKDGEPVEMAVHVPVKFRLDEKKPPQEK, from the coding sequence ATCGACCCGCGCTTCGCCTGCGGGGGCGAAGGATCCGTTCTTCTGTCTCTCCTGATCGATTCGAAGGGCGGGGTGGCAAGAGCGGAGATCGTCGAGGGTGTCGAGGGACATCCCGCGTTCGGCGACGCGGCGCTCGCCGCGGCCCGGACGTGGACGTTCAAGCCGGGCGAGAAGGACGGGGAGCCGGTCGAGATGGCTGTTCATGTGCCCGTGAAGTTCCGCCTGGACGAGAAGAAGCCGCCGCAGGAGAAGTAG
- a CDS encoding DNA-3-methyladenine glycosylase I, whose amino-acid sequence MKRCPWPGADPLAIAYHDSEWGVPVHDDRKHFEFLVLDGAQAGLSWITILRKRENYRKAFDGFDPRKVARYGARKRRSLLADPGIVRNRLKIEAAIAGAKAFLKVQKEFGSFDAYIWGFVAGRSKRNAWRSLSEIPTKTAESEAMSKDLMRRGFRFVGPTICYAYMQAAGLVNDHVVDCSRYRAVGRRTRLRGPGDVGEANRSRASTAAVRRIG is encoded by the coding sequence ATGAAGCGCTGTCCTTGGCCCGGTGCCGACCCGCTCGCGATCGCCTACCACGACAGCGAGTGGGGCGTGCCCGTGCATGATGATCGCAAGCACTTCGAGTTCCTCGTCCTCGATGGCGCGCAGGCGGGCCTCAGCTGGATCACGATCCTCCGCAAGAGAGAGAACTACCGCAAGGCCTTCGACGGATTCGATCCCCGGAAGGTGGCGAGATACGGCGCGCGCAAGCGGCGTTCCCTCCTCGCGGATCCCGGAATCGTGAGGAACAGGCTGAAGATCGAGGCCGCGATCGCCGGCGCGAAGGCGTTCCTGAAGGTCCAGAAGGAGTTCGGGTCCTTCGACGCCTACATCTGGGGTTTCGTGGCAGGCAGGTCGAAGCGGAACGCATGGCGCAGCCTGTCCGAGATTCCCACGAAGACCGCGGAATCGGAGGCGATGAGCAAGGACCTGATGAGACGGGGATTCCGCTTCGTCGGACCGACGATCTGCTATGCCTACATGCAGGCCGCAGGGCTGGTGAACGACCACGTTGTCGACTGCAGCCGATACAGGGCGGTGGGACGAAGGACGCGCCTCAGGGGGCCTGGGGATGTCGGGGAGGCGAATCGCAGTCGCGCATCGACTGCTGCCGTCAGGAGGATCGGATGA
- a CDS encoding branched-chain amino acid transaminase, whose amino-acid sequence MPSQNRFAFFKGKIVAIEDAKIGIMTSAFNYGTAVFEGIRAYWSDKEKQLLVFRLREHYERFIQNARFLRMELPYTCDQLCDTTTELLRREGYKTDTYIRPVAYKSGEAVGVRLHDLPCDCSMFAIPFGEYIDRPAGARLTVSAWKRLDDNALPARKKIVGAYVNSALAKTDAALSGFDDALMLSGDGHVSEASAANMFIVRNGVLITPPVTADILEGITRATVIELARDLGMETQERLIDRSELHVAEEMLLCGTGVGVMPVIEVDHHAIGAGKIGPIARKLRTLYLAVARGQEARYRSWCTEVYAPEGAQTGR is encoded by the coding sequence ATGCCCAGTCAGAATCGTTTCGCCTTCTTCAAGGGCAAGATCGTCGCGATCGAGGACGCGAAGATCGGCATCATGACCTCTGCTTTCAACTACGGCACGGCGGTCTTCGAGGGGATCCGCGCCTACTGGTCGGACAAGGAGAAGCAGCTCCTCGTCTTCCGGTTGAGGGAGCACTACGAGCGCTTCATCCAGAACGCTCGCTTCCTGCGCATGGAGCTTCCCTACACGTGCGACCAGCTCTGCGACACGACGACCGAGCTTCTGCGGCGGGAGGGGTACAAGACCGACACCTATATCCGGCCGGTCGCCTACAAGTCCGGGGAGGCCGTCGGCGTTCGGCTTCACGATCTCCCGTGCGACTGCTCGATGTTCGCCATCCCCTTCGGGGAGTACATCGATCGGCCCGCCGGGGCGCGCTTGACCGTCTCGGCCTGGAAGCGGCTCGATGACAACGCGCTGCCCGCCCGCAAGAAGATCGTCGGCGCGTACGTGAACTCGGCGCTGGCGAAGACCGACGCCGCCCTGAGCGGGTTCGACGACGCCTTGATGCTCTCGGGCGACGGCCACGTCTCGGAGGCCAGCGCGGCCAACATGTTCATCGTACGCAACGGAGTCCTCATCACTCCCCCGGTCACGGCGGACATCCTCGAGGGGATCACGCGCGCGACCGTGATCGAGCTTGCTCGCGATCTCGGAATGGAGACCCAGGAACGCTTGATCGATCGCTCGGAGCTCCATGTCGCCGAGGAGATGCTCCTCTGCGGAACGGGGGTCGGGGTCATGCCGGTGATCGAAGTCGACCACCACGCCATCGGCGCCGGGAAGATCGGGCCGATCGCCAGGAAGCTGCGCACCCTCTACCTGGCGGTCGCCCGCGGGCAAGAGGCCCGCTATCGGTCCTGGTGCACCGAAGTCTACGCGCCGGAGGGGGCGCAGACCGGGCGCTAG
- a CDS encoding HAD family hydrolase has product MRPEPKAVLLDLFHTLVDVNEAPGRSAASVLMIDPIAWNRAIVEHARHHALGEEPDPFESLRRIAHAVDPSIPEERIARAMEGRGKRFRHALIHVRPAVLEALGAIRGMGLRTAVVSNAGLDEIEAWDESPLAPLIDAALFSCIEKVAKPDVEIYLRAAAALQVDPSSCVFVGDGGSREHEGARSAGMATVLILAMLEESLPEIAAGRERNTDWVVRSYPELVEVLRGMVRTAE; this is encoded by the coding sequence ATGAGACCCGAACCGAAGGCCGTCCTCCTCGACCTGTTCCACACGCTCGTCGACGTGAACGAGGCTCCCGGGCGCTCGGCGGCGAGCGTCCTCATGATCGATCCGATCGCCTGGAACCGCGCGATCGTGGAGCATGCGCGCCACCACGCGCTCGGAGAGGAGCCCGATCCGTTCGAGTCGCTGCGGCGGATCGCGCACGCCGTGGATCCGAGCATTCCCGAGGAGCGGATCGCCCGGGCGATGGAGGGGCGGGGGAAGAGGTTCCGGCACGCGCTCATTCACGTGCGACCCGCGGTGCTGGAAGCGCTGGGGGCGATCCGGGGCATGGGTTTGAGGACCGCCGTCGTCAGCAATGCCGGGCTTGACGAGATCGAGGCGTGGGACGAGTCTCCTCTCGCCCCGCTGATCGACGCGGCGCTCTTCTCCTGCATCGAGAAGGTCGCGAAGCCGGATGTCGAGATCTATCTGCGGGCCGCGGCCGCGCTTCAGGTCGACCCTTCCTCTTGCGTCTTCGTGGGGGACGGCGGCAGCCGCGAGCACGAGGGGGCCCGCAGCGCCGGGATGGCCACGGTCCTGATTCTCGCGATGCTCGAGGAGTCTCTTCCGGAGATCGCGGCGGGCCGCGAGAGGAACACGGACTGGGTCGTTCGGTCCTATCCCGAGCTGGTCGAAGTCCTGCGGGGGATGGTCCGCACAGCGGAGTAG
- a CDS encoding sigma-54-dependent Fis family transcriptional regulator, translating to MTEQYKILVVDDEEPIRRGIAYIISGMGHDVDVAADAEEALAKAIDSPPDLVITDLQLPGRDGLQLVGDLKDRGIESTLIILTAHGTIDSAVEATRRGVYDYLVKPVEPDRLATVIRKGLERSAMRQEVLLLRREMIRSGRFQRLVGKSAPMLALYRLIDQIAPSNASVLITGESGTGKEVVARAIHSLSPRSAARFIALSCAAIPETLLESEILGHEKGAFTGASASRPGCFELADGGTIFLDEIAEMPASLQSKLLRVLEDRKVRRVGGTREIPIDVRVLAATNAAIEERLASGLFREDLYFRLNVITLDVPALRERMEDLPLLAHDFLREYALENGKAVVGFSEDALALMRQYDWPGNVRELRNAVQRAVILSKSDEILPTDLPPAVRPSVRRDASSSGTLQVTIGAPLDDVERAVILETLRTCGGNKTRAAAVLGVSPKTLHLKLRRYRGRETDSIEATG from the coding sequence ATGACCGAGCAGTACAAGATCCTGGTCGTCGACGATGAGGAGCCGATCCGCAGAGGAATCGCCTACATCATCTCCGGCATGGGTCACGACGTGGATGTCGCCGCCGATGCCGAAGAGGCCCTCGCGAAGGCGATCGATTCCCCGCCCGATCTCGTCATCACCGATCTGCAGCTTCCGGGGCGCGACGGACTCCAACTCGTCGGCGACCTCAAGGATCGCGGCATCGAGTCCACCTTGATCATCCTGACGGCCCACGGCACGATCGACAGCGCGGTGGAAGCGACCCGCCGCGGGGTCTACGACTATCTCGTCAAGCCGGTCGAACCCGACCGGCTCGCGACGGTGATCCGCAAGGGGCTCGAGAGATCCGCGATGCGCCAGGAGGTCCTCCTCCTGAGGCGCGAGATGATCCGCAGCGGCCGCTTCCAGAGACTGGTCGGCAAGTCGGCTCCCATGCTGGCCCTCTACCGCCTCATCGATCAGATCGCCCCGTCGAACGCGTCCGTCCTGATCACGGGCGAGAGCGGGACGGGGAAGGAGGTCGTGGCGCGCGCGATCCACAGTCTCAGCCCTCGATCCGCCGCCCGATTCATCGCGCTGAGCTGCGCGGCCATCCCGGAGACGCTCCTCGAGAGCGAGATCCTCGGTCATGAGAAGGGAGCCTTCACGGGCGCGAGCGCGTCGAGACCCGGCTGCTTCGAGCTGGCGGACGGAGGCACGATCTTCCTCGACGAGATCGCCGAGATGCCCGCCTCTCTCCAGAGCAAGCTCCTGAGGGTCCTGGAAGACCGCAAGGTCCGCCGGGTGGGCGGGACGCGCGAGATCCCGATCGACGTGCGCGTCCTCGCCGCGACGAACGCGGCGATCGAAGAGCGCCTCGCCTCGGGTCTCTTCCGCGAGGACCTCTACTTCAGGCTGAACGTGATCACGCTGGACGTACCGGCCCTGCGCGAGAGGATGGAGGACCTTCCGCTGCTGGCGCACGATTTCCTCAGGGAGTATGCGCTGGAGAACGGAAAGGCCGTCGTCGGCTTCTCGGAGGACGCGCTCGCCTTGATGCGCCAGTATGACTGGCCGGGGAACGTCCGCGAGCTGCGCAACGCGGTGCAGAGGGCGGTCATTCTCAGCAAGTCGGACGAGATCCTCCCCACCGACCTGCCCCCGGCCGTTCGCCCGAGCGTGCGACGCGACGCTTCCTCCTCGGGCACCCTGCAGGTGACGATCGGCGCGCCCCTGGACGACGTGGAGAGGGCCGTCATTCTGGAGACCCTCCGGACATGCGGCGGGAACAAGACGCGAGCGGCGGCCGTGCTCGGCGTGAGCCCGAAGACGCTGCACTTGAAGCTCAGGCGCTACAGGGGACGCGAGACCGATTCCATCGAGGCGACCGGATGA
- a CDS encoding class I SAM-dependent methyltransferase codes for MLASRRATRRCSRRRSTSCWRSRKGPPRAPPSPRIGVAPHRPGPRGYYADKLSAERLRACYECAPPRTKAYLEAEIAFVLTKAKAGTVALELGCGYGRVLKRMIPAVRRVIGVDNSLSSLQMARGYLREDGKPPEREPFLLASDARSLALSDGSVDLTICIQNGISALKVDPRLLFAEARRVTRAGGSILFSSYSPSFWEHRLAWFRAQSARGLIGELDEGATRDGVIVCKDGFRATTASASDFAQWARGIGIEPEVVEVECSSLFCVIPVPQTPSRRAEEAEGSSD; via the coding sequence ATCTTGGCTTCGCGCCGGGCAACGAGAAGATGTTCGAGGCGGAGATCGACTTCCTGCTGGCGAAGCCGGAAGGGTCCGCCAAGGGCGCCTCCCTCTCCTAGGATCGGGGTGGCGCCGCATCGTCCGGGCCCGCGCGGCTACTACGCGGACAAGCTCTCCGCCGAGCGACTCAGAGCCTGCTACGAGTGCGCTCCGCCTCGAACGAAGGCTTACCTCGAGGCCGAGATCGCCTTCGTCCTGACGAAGGCCAAAGCCGGGACGGTCGCCCTCGAGCTCGGCTGCGGCTACGGACGCGTCTTGAAGCGCATGATCCCCGCGGTCCGCCGGGTCATCGGCGTCGACAATTCCCTGTCGAGCCTCCAGATGGCCCGCGGCTACCTCCGCGAGGACGGAAAGCCTCCCGAAAGAGAGCCCTTCCTCCTGGCGTCGGACGCGAGAAGCCTGGCCTTGTCCGACGGATCAGTGGATCTGACCATCTGCATCCAGAACGGCATCTCGGCCCTCAAGGTCGATCCCCGGCTCCTATTTGCCGAGGCGAGGCGGGTCACTCGCGCGGGAGGTTCGATCCTCTTCTCGAGCTACTCCCCATCCTTCTGGGAGCACCGTCTGGCGTGGTTCAGAGCCCAATCCGCGCGAGGCCTGATCGGTGAGTTGGATGAGGGCGCGACGCGAGACGGGGTGATCGTCTGCAAGGACGGGTTTCGGGCGACCACGGCCTCGGCAAGCGACTTCGCGCAGTGGGCCCGCGGCATCGGCATCGAGCCGGAGGTCGTCGAAGTCGAATGTTCGAGCCTGTTCTGCGTGATCCCCGTGCCGCAGACTCCCTCCCGCCGGGCGGAGGAGGCCGAGGGCTCATCGGATTGA
- a CDS encoding 5'-methylthioadenosine/adenosylhomocysteine nucleosidase, protein MRGAVVWAAVCLVLLSAAVASSREGATAILGAFPPELELIRGSLSEKRDSTAFGLAFTLGVLEGRDVVVAESGVGKVNAAMTTTVLLGAFRPREVLFSGIAGALNPDLRPGEIVIGTATAQHDFLYLGADTTMHTSTRNPATGERNPFFIPGDADLLALAAQAAESARLRPIPGTEGDRPPRVIQGVILTGDAFVASNPVKEALRDRLGGDAVEMEGAAVAQVCHEMGVPCLVVRSISDSADSTASRDIEAFYQIAADNSASLVRSLVALLARKANGDD, encoded by the coding sequence ATGCGAGGGGCGGTCGTCTGGGCTGCAGTCTGCCTGGTTCTCCTCTCGGCCGCGGTCGCTTCTTCCCGAGAAGGGGCGACCGCGATCCTGGGCGCCTTCCCGCCGGAGCTTGAGCTGATCCGCGGCTCGCTCAGCGAGAAGAGGGACTCGACCGCGTTCGGGCTCGCCTTCACCTTGGGCGTGCTCGAGGGCAGGGATGTCGTCGTCGCGGAGTCGGGAGTCGGAAAGGTGAACGCCGCGATGACAACGACAGTCCTGCTGGGGGCCTTTCGTCCGCGAGAGGTCCTCTTCTCGGGAATCGCAGGAGCGCTGAATCCGGACCTTCGACCTGGCGAGATCGTGATCGGGACAGCGACAGCCCAACACGACTTCCTCTACCTCGGGGCCGACACCACGATGCACACCTCAACGAGGAACCCGGCCACCGGCGAGCGGAATCCGTTCTTCATCCCGGGAGACGCCGATCTTCTCGCCCTCGCTGCTCAGGCGGCCGAGAGCGCCCGGCTCAGGCCGATTCCAGGAACCGAGGGAGATCGGCCGCCTCGAGTCATCCAGGGCGTGATCCTGACGGGAGACGCCTTCGTCGCGTCGAACCCGGTGAAGGAAGCGCTGCGGGACCGCCTGGGCGGGGACGCTGTGGAGATGGAAGGGGCGGCGGTCGCCCAGGTCTGCCATGAGATGGGCGTGCCCTGTCTCGTCGTGCGCAGCATCAGCGACAGCGCCGACTCGACGGCGAGCCGGGATATCGAGGCCTTCTATCAGATCGCCGCCGACAACTCCGCCTCGCTCGTGAGGAGCCTGGTCGCGCTCCTGGCCCGCAAGGCCAACGGCGACGACTAG